From bacterium:
GCGGAGAGCCGCCGGGGCCGGCAGGTGGCCTACGGCGCGCTCGCCGCCGCGCTGTACGCGGCGCTTATCGCGACCGAAGCCCGCGCCGGCTGGGGCGCGCTGGCGGTCGGGCTCGCCGTCTGGGGGGTCACCTCGGGGAAGGCCGCGGTCCGCGCCGCCGCGCGGCCGCTGGTGGTGCTCGCCGTCGTGTGCGCCGCCGTGACACCCGCCGTGCTGCTGACCGGATCCCACGCCGCGCTCGGCCACGTGTCCGACGCGGGCAGCGCCGCATCGCGCGTGTTTATCTGGAGGACCGCCGCGCCGCTGGTTGCGGCGCGTCCGGTGTTTGGGTGGGGTCCCGACACTCTCTCGCAGATCTACCCCGCCTACGGCACGCCCGCATTTGTGCGCGTGTTCCCGGAGGCCGCGATGCAGCACATCGTGGTGGACCGGCCCCACAACGATGTGCTCCAGCAGGCGATCTCGGCCGGCCTGGTGGGTCTGGCGGCATATCTGTGGTTCTGGTACATGCTGTTCTACACGGCGTGGAAGACGGCGCGGGCGCGCGCGCACGGCGACCATGGACTCCGGCGCGGAGACGACCGGCGATCGCCTCTGGTCGATCCCGCTGTGATCGGACCGGGACTCGCCGGCGGTTTCGCCGCGTACTTTGCCCAGCTGCAGCTGTCCTTCAGCTACGTGAGCGTCGCGCCCCTGTTTTGGGTGCTCGTCGGCGCGATCGCGGCGCTCCGCCCGCGCGTCGTCTGGGGCGGACGGCTCCGGAGCGGCCCGACCGGCGTCTAAAACGCGCCGCCGCACGGCATAACCCTCACTGCGACCATGCGTACGCGTATGCGGTTTATGAGAGGTTTGTCCGCGATTCGTCCGATCCCGCGGGACGAGCGCGGCTTTACGCTGATCGAGGTCATGATCGCCATCGTCCTGATGATGGTCGGCCTGCTCGCCGCGGCCGACTCGTTTCCCCGCCTGATGGCGATGTCGCTCTACGGGAAAGACCAGACGCGCGGCGGGAATCTCGCGCAGCAGCAGATGGAGATCTACCGGAACATGACGGCGTCGGCCCTGTCGTCGCTCGCCGGCGACTACGGGACCCTGGCCAGCGGCTACTTCGACCAGAACGGGGCCGCGACGACCCAGGCCGCCGCGTATTTCACCCGGGACGTGCAGATCCAGTACTGGGCGTGGGTCCCCGCCAGCAGCGCCTTCGCCAAGCCGGCGAGCCCGTACGTGACCCCAACCGGCGCCTACGTGTACCATGTGTCCGTCGCGACGCACTGGCTCGTGCGCGGGCAGACGGCCTTCACCACGAGCGGATCCACGAAGGGGTGCGTGACCTCGGGGGTCTCCTCGGCGGTGGGACTCGGCTGCGTCACCCTCAGCAGCTTCGTGACGCCGTGAACCGCATGGGGACGAACCGTCGCATCCCGCGCATGAGGCCGTCCGGCGACGGCGGCATGACGCTGATCGAGCTGATGGTCGTGGTTGCCATCGTGTCGGTGACCTCGAGCGCCATGTTCTCGCTGCTGTTCGCGGGGCTCAAGACCTACTGGAAGGGCGACGCCGCCTCGCAGGTGCAGCAGGGCGCCCGCATCTCGGTCGACCGCCTGACGCGGGACCTGCGGCAGGCGCGGCGGCTCATCACCGGGGTGACGGAGACGGTGGGCGCGACGTCCGTCACGTTCAGCACCGGCTGCACCACCCCGCAGATCAGCATGGCCCTGCCGCACCTGGCGTCGGTCTCGCTGGCCGACGGCTCGACGATCTTTGCGCCGGATGCCAACGCCTCGGGCGTCCTTCCGTACGACGGCTGGTACGTCTCCTATTATCTCGCGGCCTCGGCCGATGGGGCGACGCCCGACACCGCCGGTCCGTACCTCATCCGCGCCTCGTACGACATCAAAAACAATACCCTGGCGCTCGCGAACGTGGCAGGCAACGTCACGGCACTCGCCTTCAACCCCGGCGGCGCCTGTCCCACCACGTCGACCCGCGAGTTCACGGTGCAGGTAACGGCGTCGCAGACCCAGACCGGCCAGAACGTGTCGTCGCAGACCATCGTGACCGACGACGTGACGCTGCGGAATCAGTGATGCACACGGCGCGGCGGGGGATCGTGGCGGCACCGCGGCCGGCAGCGGGCGAGCGGGGCACGGCGCTCGTGACCGCCCTCATCATGCTGACCATTATGGGGTTCTTCCTCTTCGGTTTTCAGATGATCAACCGGAACGAGCTTGGCTTCGCGGCGTACAGCCGCAACAGCGCGCTCTCGCTCGGCGTCGCGGAGGCCGGCGTCCAGGAGGCCATCAAGCGGCTGAACATGTTCGGGGCGGCGCCGGGGAGCACGTGCTTCGTCAACAGCCTCACGTCGGGCGCCGCGTGTTCGGGCAGCACCTCGACGCCCAACGCGAACACGGTCGCGTATCAGGCGCGGCTCTCCAGCGATGCCGCCATCTTTCCGATCCTCTCGCTCGCGTCCGTCAACGGCGCGCCGCGGGGGGTGCGCATCTACATGCAGGCGGTGTACAAGACAGGATTCGGCAACACGATCATCGGCCCGCAGGTGACGTTCCAGGGCGACGCCTCGCCCATCACCGGCGACACCTACGCCGATACCTCGACGGTGTTCGCCGACTACGGTTCCAAATCGCCGCAGCCGGGCGCGGGCGCCACCGCCACGAACCTCACCAGTCCGCAGGTGCTGTCCGGCACGACGATCGACGCGGGCAACGGCGCCAACGAGCACGGGCCCTTCACGTACGAATGCGCGAGCAACTCCGCGAGCGAGGTCGCGCCCACGCCGTGCCCGCGCAAGACAGACACGAACGGCAACGCCGTGCCCGTCAACTGGCACCCGATGACGCCGCTCGGGATGACCAGCGCCGATTTCACTGCGCTCATAAATCAGTGCCACACGGGCTGCGGCGCCCTCGGCGTGACGATCGTGCAGGCGACGCAGAGCAACATCGGCGTCACGTACACTCCGGTCTCCTACACACCGTCGTACTGGAGCTTCTCCGGCGCCAACAGCAGGGTGTTCCTCGCCGTGCTGTCGCAGCCGGTCTGTGTGACCGCCGGCGCGGTCGCCGTGCCGTCGGGCGGATCGTGCGGCCCCGGGGGCCACTATTACGGCCAGACGAGTTCGACGATGCGGTACCTGGATTGGGGGCTCGTGCAGGACGATCTGACGCGCGGCTCGGCGCAGACGTTCTTCCAGTCGCCCTCCTGCACGGCGCCGTGCGCGAACGCCGGCTATCAGAACGGCATCCGGTACGTCCCGCTGCTGCCGGCCGAAAACGTGCCGGGCCTCGCGTGCCAGCAGAACGTGAACCCGGGGACCAACGTCTTCGATCAAGTGAACACCGGCGACGGCATTTCCTGCTCGTCGCCGATCTCGACGATCGACCAGACGACCGTGACGTTCAGCGGGACCAAGAGCAGCCCCCAAAGCCTGGTGATCGACAACGCCGGGTCCGGGATCGTCCACATCAACGGCTCGCTCAACGGCAGCAGCACGCTCAACTGCTCCAACACGAACTTCAACAACTACAACTGGGGCGTCATCTTCGCGACCGGCGACATCGACATCGCCGCCAACACCGTGTTCACCGGGATCATCTACACGCCGGGGAACGTGTACACGCACGGCACCGTCCTGCTCCAGGGCGGCATTTTCTCGTCCAACGATCCCT
This genomic window contains:
- a CDS encoding prepilin-type N-terminal cleavage/methylation domain-containing protein encodes the protein MTLIELMVVVAIVSVTSSAMFSLLFAGLKTYWKGDAASQVQQGARISVDRLTRDLRQARRLITGVTETVGATSVTFSTGCTTPQISMALPHLASVSLADGSTIFAPDANASGVLPYDGWYVSYYLAASADGATPDTAGPYLIRASYDIKNNTLALANVAGNVTALAFNPGGACPTTSTREFTVQVTASQTQTGQNVSSQTIVTDDVTLRNQ
- a CDS encoding prepilin-type N-terminal cleavage/methylation domain-containing protein is translated as MRGLSAIRPIPRDERGFTLIEVMIAIVLMMVGLLAAADSFPRLMAMSLYGKDQTRGGNLAQQQMEIYRNMTASALSSLAGDYGTLASGYFDQNGAATTQAAAYFTRDVQIQYWAWVPASSAFAKPASPYVTPTGAYVYHVSVATHWLVRGQTAFTTSGSTKGCVTSGVSSAVGLGCVTLSSFVTP
- a CDS encoding O-antigen ligase family protein yields the protein MSGIRVETGALPAMLAVGTAAVVLPFLVVPAWYDAYYWPKVCLLYAAVAAGALSLLRTNGGAWLRDLGAPIGAALGAWLGALTLATALSVNPLLSFVGDDYRYEGLLTWLAYGALAAVSASTLRNPRRLRAILGLILAAAGVMSAIALLQHVGISPVPADLMRRAWIRASGTTGSPLALGAYAVLLLPLIVGVYAESRRGRQVAYGALAAALYAALIATEARAGWGALAVGLAVWGVTSGKAAVRAAARPLVVLAVVCAAVTPAVLLTGSHAALGHVSDAGSAASRVFIWRTAAPLVAARPVFGWGPDTLSQIYPAYGTPAFVRVFPEAAMQHIVVDRPHNDVLQQAISAGLVGLAAYLWFWYMLFYTAWKTARARAHGDHGLRRGDDRRSPLVDPAVIGPGLAGGFAAYFAQLQLSFSYVSVAPLFWVLVGAIAALRPRVVWGGRLRSGPTGV